One Sporomusaceae bacterium ACPt DNA window includes the following coding sequences:
- the bluB gene encoding 5,6-dimethylbenzimidazole synthase: MTKDIFDCIRDSHSIRQFQPKQIPEPTLTRILEAGNMAPSAGNLQPWYFFVVQDESVKRKLAEAAFDQEQISDAPTVIVVLADPARSNERYSERGAQLYCLQDTAAATQNMLLAAEGLGIGACWVGAFDEAKVAEAVEAPPRLRAVAMICLGYSDEQPKEYKERLGLAEVVKFIN, encoded by the coding sequence ATGACAAAAGACATCTTTGACTGCATCCGCGACAGCCACAGCATCCGCCAATTTCAACCGAAACAAATTCCCGAACCAACCTTAACCAGAATATTAGAAGCCGGCAACATGGCGCCCAGCGCCGGCAACTTGCAGCCGTGGTACTTCTTTGTCGTACAAGATGAGAGCGTTAAAAGAAAACTTGCAGAAGCTGCTTTTGACCAAGAACAAATCAGCGATGCGCCAACCGTAATTGTTGTACTTGCCGACCCCGCCCGTTCTAATGAACGTTATAGTGAACGCGGCGCTCAGCTTTATTGTCTCCAAGACACAGCAGCGGCAACTCAGAATATGTTGTTAGCCGCTGAAGGGCTCGGCATTGGCGCCTGCTGGGTAGGTGCTTTTGACGAAGCTAAAGTTGCAGAAGCCGTGGAAGCTCCGCCCCGGCTCAGGGCGGTAGCTATGATTTGTTTGGGTTATAGTGACGAACAGCCTAAAGAATACAAAGAACGGCTTGGTTTAGCTGAGGTTGTTAAATTTATTAATTAA
- the ileS gene encoding Isoleucine--tRNA ligase: MDYSKTLNLPQTEFPMRANLPEREPKLLEYWRDQQIYQKKNAQSQGKPKFVLHDGPPYANGNIHIGTALNKILKDIIIKYKSLQGFDAPYVPGWDTHGLPIEHAAIKILGLNRHQLNPLDLRRECKQYALKCLDMQREDFKRLGVSGDWENPYVTLYPEYEAKQIEVFGEMAKKGYIYKGLKSVYWCTSCETALAEAEIEYAEKKSHSIYVKFPLIDDKGNLPVGIDPKKVYAVIWTTTPWTMPANVAICVNPELEYAWVEINDEIYLLASELVETVVKTNNLGDYSILSTMKGANIEGMIFSHPFFDRESPIILGDHVTLEAGTGCVHTAPGHGQEDFEVSMKYGLPVINPVDPTGKFTAEAGKFAGLSVTDANVPVIKELAALGLLLGKSSIKHQYAHCWRCKNPIIYRATEQWFASVDGFRTEALNTIANDVTWIPAWGEDRIHNMVADRQDWCISRQRVWGLPIPIFYCTKCNEHIINDTTIHAIKEIFRREGSDAWWARKPEEILPQGFTCPHCGHGEFRKETDIMDVWFDSGSSHAAVLEQRSELKWPADLYLEGSDQHRGWFQSSLLTSVATRGTAPYKAVLTHGFVVDGEGRKMSKSIGNTIYPQEVIKQYGADILRLWVASADYKADIRISNDILKQLSEVYRKIRNTFRYILGNLYDFNPDTDKVAYNQLLEIDRWALMRLEQVRAKVTEAYDDYEFHLLYHTVHNFCAVDLSAIYLDILKDRVYTALPGSIERRAAQTAMYEILDTLVAVVAPVLTFTAEEVWQYMPKQQGRPESVQLTSWPAARPEHLDPALEAKWDKILAVRGEITKALETARRTKVIGHSLDAAVSLYAAGDEFTALAAIKEDLATLLIVSNVTLSDNLESAPGEAYRSESMQLAVAVAPAQGIKCERCWIYSPTVNQDQDHPALCQRCATVVKNM; the protein is encoded by the coding sequence TTGGATTACAGTAAAACACTCAACTTGCCACAAACCGAATTTCCTATGCGCGCCAATCTCCCTGAAAGAGAACCAAAACTCTTAGAATATTGGCGCGACCAACAGATTTATCAAAAAAAGAACGCCCAAAGTCAGGGCAAACCTAAATTTGTCCTGCATGACGGCCCGCCATACGCCAACGGTAATATACATATCGGCACAGCATTGAACAAAATACTAAAGGATATTATTATTAAATATAAGTCATTACAGGGCTTTGACGCCCCTTACGTCCCCGGCTGGGACACCCACGGCCTGCCGATTGAGCATGCCGCAATTAAAATTCTCGGTTTAAACCGTCATCAGCTAAATCCGCTTGATTTGCGCCGTGAATGCAAACAATATGCGTTAAAATGCCTTGATATGCAGCGTGAAGACTTTAAACGCCTCGGAGTAAGCGGCGATTGGGAAAACCCCTATGTAACACTTTACCCTGAATATGAAGCCAAGCAGATCGAAGTGTTTGGTGAAATGGCCAAAAAAGGTTATATCTACAAAGGACTTAAGTCAGTGTACTGGTGTACCTCGTGCGAAACAGCACTGGCTGAAGCAGAGATTGAATATGCCGAGAAAAAGTCACACTCCATCTACGTTAAGTTTCCGCTGATTGATGACAAAGGCAATTTACCGGTAGGGATTGACCCTAAGAAAGTCTATGCCGTTATCTGGACGACTACGCCCTGGACGATGCCGGCCAACGTGGCCATCTGTGTTAACCCCGAGTTAGAGTACGCTTGGGTGGAAATCAATGATGAAATCTATCTGTTAGCCAGTGAATTGGTGGAAACCGTCGTCAAAACCAATAATCTGGGAGACTATAGCATTCTATCAACCATGAAAGGCGCCAACATCGAGGGTATGATATTCAGTCACCCGTTCTTTGACCGTGAGTCGCCCATTATCCTTGGCGACCATGTCACGCTGGAAGCAGGTACTGGCTGCGTTCATACTGCTCCCGGCCATGGTCAGGAAGACTTCGAGGTTAGCATGAAATACGGTCTGCCGGTTATTAATCCGGTTGACCCTACCGGTAAATTTACTGCCGAAGCCGGCAAGTTTGCCGGCTTATCCGTAACAGATGCCAACGTTCCGGTTATCAAGGAACTGGCCGCTCTTGGCCTGCTCTTAGGCAAAAGTTCCATCAAACATCAATATGCCCACTGCTGGCGCTGCAAAAACCCCATCATTTACCGGGCAACCGAGCAATGGTTTGCTTCGGTTGATGGCTTCAGAACTGAGGCACTCAATACTATTGCCAATGACGTTACATGGATTCCGGCCTGGGGCGAAGACCGCATTCATAATATGGTTGCCGACCGCCAGGACTGGTGTATCTCACGTCAGCGGGTATGGGGTTTACCCATTCCCATTTTCTACTGCACTAAGTGCAATGAACATATTATTAATGACACCACCATTCATGCTATTAAAGAAATCTTCCGCCGCGAAGGCTCTGACGCCTGGTGGGCAAGAAAGCCTGAAGAAATTCTGCCGCAAGGCTTTACCTGCCCGCATTGCGGTCACGGCGAATTCCGCAAAGAAACCGACATTATGGACGTGTGGTTTGACAGCGGGTCCAGCCATGCCGCTGTACTTGAACAGCGCTCTGAACTAAAGTGGCCGGCAGACCTCTACCTGGAAGGTAGTGACCAGCATCGTGGCTGGTTCCAGTCGTCGCTGTTAACTTCGGTTGCTACCCGGGGAACAGCACCGTACAAAGCGGTGTTGACTCACGGCTTTGTTGTCGATGGTGAAGGCCGGAAAATGTCCAAGTCCATTGGCAACACAATTTATCCGCAGGAGGTTATCAAGCAGTATGGTGCCGATATCCTCCGCCTGTGGGTAGCATCAGCCGACTATAAAGCTGACATTCGTATTTCCAACGATATTCTAAAACAATTGTCAGAAGTTTACCGGAAAATCCGCAATACGTTCCGCTACATTCTGGGCAATCTGTATGACTTTAACCCAGACACCGATAAGGTTGCTTACAACCAACTCTTAGAGATTGACCGCTGGGCGCTCATGCGGCTGGAACAAGTTCGCGCCAAAGTAACCGAGGCCTATGACGATTACGAATTCCATCTCTTATATCATACTGTACACAATTTTTGCGCCGTAGATTTGAGTGCTATTTACCTTGATATCCTAAAAGACCGCGTCTATACAGCGTTGCCTGGTTCAATTGAGCGCCGCGCCGCTCAGACAGCTATGTACGAAATCTTAGATACACTGGTAGCCGTTGTCGCACCCGTACTGACCTTTACTGCTGAAGAAGTATGGCAATATATGCCCAAGCAGCAAGGCCGGCCGGAAAGTGTGCAACTTACTAGCTGGCCGGCAGCCCGCCCGGAACATCTTGATCCTGCCCTTGAAGCAAAATGGGATAAAATTCTGGCAGTTCGTGGTGAAATTACCAAAGCTCTTGAAACGGCCCGCCGCACTAAAGTAATCGGACACTCTTTAGATGCCGCCGTCAGCCTGTATGCCGCCGGCGACGAGTTCACTGCGCTGGCAGCAATTAAAGAAGATTTAGCTACTCTCCTCATTGTATCTAATGTAACTTTGTCTGACAATTTGGAATCAGCTCCAGGTGAAGCCTATCGGTCCGAAAGTATGCAACTGGCAGTTGCTGTAGCTCCGGCCCAAGGCATCAAATGCGAACGTTGCTGGATTTACAGCCCAACAGTGAACCAAGACCAAGACCATCCGGCTCTTTGTCAACGGTGCGCTACGGTAGTAAAAAATATGTAA
- the divIVA gene encoding Septum site-determining protein DivIVA, protein MLTPLDIHNKEFKRSFRGYNEEEVDEFLDRVIKDYETLYRENIDLKETIERLNSKLEHYQHMENTLHSTLVIAQETAEEVKLNAKKETELMIKEAEIRAQRLVDEALAKVRKLTGEYEELHKQAQIFRTRLRTLLQAQMEMLNTAEEDEN, encoded by the coding sequence ATGCTTACACCGTTAGACATCCATAATAAAGAGTTTAAACGCAGCTTCCGCGGCTATAACGAGGAGGAAGTCGATGAGTTTCTAGACCGGGTTATCAAGGACTACGAAACTCTATACCGGGAAAATATTGACCTGAAAGAAACAATTGAACGCCTTAACAGCAAACTTGAGCATTATCAACATATGGAAAATACGCTTCACAGTACACTGGTCATAGCCCAGGAAACAGCCGAGGAAGTCAAACTTAACGCCAAAAAAGAAACCGAGCTCATGATTAAAGAGGCTGAAATCCGGGCGCAGAGACTGGTTGACGAAGCTTTAGCCAAAGTGCGAAAGCTGACCGGCGAGTATGAGGAACTGCACAAACAGGCGCAGATATTTCGCACTCGCTTGCGTACATTACTGCAGGCGCAAATGGAAATGCTTAACACTGCTGAAGAGGATGAAAACTAA
- the proC gene encoding Pyrroline-5-carboxylate reductase: MIADKQIGFIGGGAMAESLIRGIINAGLVAPAQIAVSDISVDRLDYLRGVFTVSTNTDSQEIARQSDILFLTVKPQVIGGVIDSIAPVVSKTTVVVSVAAGVTIATFQGKMPGVPIIRVMPNTPVAVGEGMSAMALGKYATSSVSEPVAQVFASVGKVVTVGEDAMDAVTGLSGSGPAYAFVLIDALTDAGVRVGFSRQTAVLLAAQTLLGAAKMVLETGEHPAKLRDMVTSPGGTAITGVHVLEQNGVRAALIDAVVAATNRSREMGKRG, from the coding sequence ATGATAGCAGATAAACAAATAGGCTTTATCGGTGGCGGCGCAATGGCTGAATCACTGATCCGCGGCATCATAAACGCAGGGCTGGTGGCACCGGCACAAATAGCAGTGAGCGATATTTCAGTTGATCGCTTGGACTATTTGCGCGGCGTTTTTACAGTATCAACAAATACTGACAGCCAAGAAATTGCCAGACAATCTGATATATTGTTTTTAACGGTAAAACCCCAAGTTATCGGTGGCGTTATTGATAGCATCGCACCGGTAGTATCCAAAACTACAGTGGTGGTTTCGGTTGCCGCCGGGGTAACTATTGCCACATTCCAGGGGAAAATGCCGGGAGTACCGATTATTCGGGTTATGCCAAATACCCCTGTTGCTGTCGGTGAAGGCATGTCGGCTATGGCGCTGGGCAAGTATGCCACAAGTTCGGTAAGCGAGCCGGTTGCCCAGGTGTTTGCATCTGTCGGCAAGGTGGTAACCGTAGGTGAAGATGCTATGGACGCCGTAACCGGCTTGTCAGGCAGCGGTCCCGCATACGCTTTTGTCCTCATTGACGCGCTGACTGATGCCGGAGTCAGAGTTGGTTTTTCCCGCCAGACAGCCGTGTTGTTAGCCGCTCAAACACTCTTAGGCGCAGCCAAAATGGTGCTTGAAACAGGCGAACATCCTGCCAAACTGCGGGATATGGTTACTTCACCGGGCGGCACAGCCATTACCGGTGTTCATGTTTTGGAACAAAACGGTGTACGCGCTGCACTCATTGACGCCGTTGTCGCAGCCACTAACCGGTCCCGCGAGATGGGGAAACGGGGATGA